In the Ursus arctos isolate Adak ecotype North America unplaced genomic scaffold, UrsArc2.0 scaffold_19, whole genome shotgun sequence genome, one interval contains:
- the LOC113252151 gene encoding cytochrome b-245 light chain isoform X1 yields the protein MGQIEWAMWANEQALASGLILVMGGIVATAGQFTKWYFGAYSIGAGVFVCLLEYPRGKRRKGSTMERCGQKYMTRVVKVFGPLTRNYYVRAFLHLALSVPAGFLLATILGTACLAIASCIYLLVSVSSRAGPRACTTSVPKGSSAGRCKASRRCPRSCRGGSVTPRPPFTAHAKCASSSLLLDPALRPQSGKSGDVAGPGSHGQPRPHRIGLHVAHVSHPTCPC from the exons ATGGGGCAGATCGAGTGGGCCATGTGGGCCAACGAGCAGGCACTGGCGTCCGGCCTGA TCCTCGTCATGGGTGGCATCGTGGCCACTGCCGGCCAGTTCACCAAGTGGTACTTCGGCGCGTACTCCAT CGGCGCAGGCGTGTTTGTCTGCCTGCTGGAGTACCCCcgggggaagaggagaaagggatcCACCATGGAGAGATG TGGACAGAAGTACATGACCAGAGTGGTGAAGGTGTTCGGGCCTCTGACCAGGAACTACTACGTCCGGGCCTTCCTGCACCTTGC gctgtcagtgcctgctggcttcctgcttGCCACCATCCTGGGGACCGCCTGCCTGGCCATCGCGAGCTGCATCTATCTGCTGGTGAGTGTATCCTCTAGGGCTGGCCCGCGGGCATGTACCACCTCCGTCCCCAAAGGCAGCTCTGCCGGCAGATGCAAGGCCAGCAGGCGGTGTCCTCGCTCGTGCCGTGGCGGGTCCGTGACACCGCGGCCACCGTTCACTGCGCATGCGAAGTGTGCTAGCTCGTCTCTGCTCCTCGACCCTGCTTTGCGACCGCAAAGTGGAAAGTCAGGTGACGTGGCTGGCCCGGGGTCCCACGGCCAGCCAAGGCCCCACCGGATTGGGCTCCATGTGGCACACGTTTCTCATCCAACCTGTCCTTGCTAA
- the LOC113252151 gene encoding cytochrome b-245 light chain isoform X3: protein MGQIEWAMWANEQALASGLILVMGGIVATAGQFTKWYFGAYSIGAGVFVCLLEYPRGKRRKGSTMERCGQKYMTRVVKVFGPLTRNYYVRAFLHLALSVPAGFLLATILGTACLAIASCIYLLTLNTCSASAKGLFTVCEILPRAEQKFVRLPSGGLPRRAVGPH from the exons ATGGGGCAGATCGAGTGGGCCATGTGGGCCAACGAGCAGGCACTGGCGTCCGGCCTGA TCCTCGTCATGGGTGGCATCGTGGCCACTGCCGGCCAGTTCACCAAGTGGTACTTCGGCGCGTACTCCAT CGGCGCAGGCGTGTTTGTCTGCCTGCTGGAGTACCCCcgggggaagaggagaaagggatcCACCATGGAGAGATG TGGACAGAAGTACATGACCAGAGTGGTGAAGGTGTTCGGGCCTCTGACCAGGAACTACTACGTCCGGGCCTTCCTGCACCTTGC gctgtcagtgcctgctggcttcctgcttGCCACCATCCTGGGGACCGCCTGCCTGGCCATCGCGAGCTGCATCTATCTGCTG ACCCTGAATACTTGCTCGGCCTCGGCGAAGGGTCTGTTCACCGTGTGTGAAATCCTCCCCCGGGCAGAACAGAAGTTTGTCCGTTTGCCTTCTG GCGGCCTTCCGCGGAGAGCAGTGGGTCCCCATTGA
- the LOC113252151 gene encoding cytochrome b-245 light chain isoform X2, producing MGQIEWAMWANEQALASGLILVMGGIVATAGQFTKWYFGAYSIGAGVFVCLLEYPRGKRRKGSTMERCGQKYMTRVVKVFGPLTRNYYVRAFLHLALSVPAGFLLATILGTACLAIASCIYLLAAFRGEQWVPIEPKPKERPQVGGTIKQPPSNPPPRPPAEARKKPSEGEAAGAAGVSGGPQENPVPVIDEVV from the exons ATGGGGCAGATCGAGTGGGCCATGTGGGCCAACGAGCAGGCACTGGCGTCCGGCCTGA TCCTCGTCATGGGTGGCATCGTGGCCACTGCCGGCCAGTTCACCAAGTGGTACTTCGGCGCGTACTCCAT CGGCGCAGGCGTGTTTGTCTGCCTGCTGGAGTACCCCcgggggaagaggagaaagggatcCACCATGGAGAGATG TGGACAGAAGTACATGACCAGAGTGGTGAAGGTGTTCGGGCCTCTGACCAGGAACTACTACGTCCGGGCCTTCCTGCACCTTGC gctgtcagtgcctgctggcttcctgcttGCCACCATCCTGGGGACCGCCTGCCTGGCCATCGCGAGCTGCATCTATCTGCTG GCGGCCTTCCGCGGAGAGCAGTGGGTCCCCATTGAGCCCAAGCCCAAGGAGCGGCCGCAGGTGGGAGGCACCATCAAGCAGCCGCCCAGCaaccccccgccccggcccccagCCGAGGCCCGAAAGAAGCCCAGCgagggggaagcagcaggtgcaGCGGGAGTTTCCGGTGGCCCCCAGGAAAACCCGGTCCCGGTGATCGACGAGGTTGTGTGA